The Natrarchaeobius halalkaliphilus DNA segment CGAGTACCGCAACCTCCGTCTCGCTCCGATCTCGGTACTCTCGCTTAGCTCTCATCCGTCTCAGTATTCGTCGACCCGGGATTTGACGTTTGCCGTTCCGGGAGTCCGCGTTCGCCTCGAAGAGGGACGTTGTCTGACGAGCGGCCGACGGCAGCGGTACGTTTTTTATGCCCTGGATCGGTACGGTGGGACAATGGTCCTGCGATGTTCGTTGCTCGGGCACGACTACGGCGAGTCCGAAGTCGACCGCGAGCGCGAAGAACGGGGCAGCGAAGTCGTCGTTACCGTCCAGGAGTACGAGGAGTGTCTCCGCTGTGGCGAGCGAAACGTCATCAGCGAAAACACCGAGGTGACGAGCATCGTCACGGACTCGACCGGCGACTCACGACCTCACGATCCTGATCTCGACGTCGACTCCGAACCGCCGGTAGAACAGACTCACGACCGAACGCGCGGAGACGGGGACGCCGCAACCGGACCACCCGAAGCTGACGCAGAAATCGTCGACGAGTCTGCGGCGGGTGTCGAGTCCCCTCCTTCCGAGAAGGGTTCACCGCCTCCTGGCGAGTCGAGCACCACCGAGCATCCCGAAACCGAAGACGGCGAGCCGATCACCGACGACGGGGAGATTCTCGAGGACGACGAAAGCGACGTCGGCGACGACCGCGACCACGGCGAGTGGCCCGACTCGGACGACGTCGGTCCGCCCGTCGACACGTCGAAGTCGTCGGCCGCCTGGCCGGACAGTGAGACCGAGCCAGCGACGGACACCGAACCGGGCGAGGACGCCGATTCGGTCGAGAACGCCGGTTCGACAGAGCAACGCCACCACGACCAGTCGGACGAAGGCGACGAACCGATCGAGGACGACGAACCGATCGAGGACGACGGGATCGTTCTCGAGCACGACGATACCGCTCACGAGCCGTCGACCGGCACCGAGACGGTCGCGACGGAGGCCGAAATACTCGATGCCGGTGACGGGAACGACGCCGACGATCCCGCCGCCGACGTCGAGGCCGGATCGGGTATCCAGCGGGCCGAGTCGGTTCCGACGCCGGGACGTTCCTCGAGAAACCGCTCCGACGACCGAACGGAGTTTTACTGCCCGCGCTGTGACTTCGTCGAGGGGAACAACCACGGATCGCTTCGCGCTGGCGATATCTGTCCCAGTTGTCGGAAAGGCTATCTGGGTGAGCGTCCGAAACAGTAGCCCCGGGATCGAACCAGTTCACCCGTCCGACCGTAGTTCTCGATGGTGCGGAAATGTCCTGATGGTGCGTCCGTTGTACACGATGACGCTTCCTCGGAACTCCGGGTTGCTCGTGTTTTTGTCATCTTTGAGTGAGCCGTGGCAGCTCCCGAGGGCGTCGACGGCGAGGTTTCTCGCGGATTGGACGAGACTGGATTGGAGATCGGTTTTCTCGCGGACTTCGGTGTACGTGGCTTGGTGGAGTTCGTTTTTGGCTTTGACGAGGTGGTATAGGTCGTCGCTCCACCCGTGGTCTGCAACGTATTGGGCGGCTTGGCGGAACTCCTCGAAGGTGTGGTCAACATCCGAGTGTCGTGACTCGGGGATGTTGAGTTCGACTCGAATGTTCCTGACCACCTCTGCCATACTTCATCAGATAGATAGGTGTATTTAATGGCGGGTGTTTGGGAGCGTGGGGGAGTTGGCCGTG contains these protein-coding regions:
- a CDS encoding DUF7093 family protein; this translates as MVLRCSLLGHDYGESEVDREREERGSEVVVTVQEYEECLRCGERNVISENTEVTSIVTDSTGDSRPHDPDLDVDSEPPVEQTHDRTRGDGDAATGPPEADAEIVDESAAGVESPPSEKGSPPPGESSTTEHPETEDGEPITDDGEILEDDESDVGDDRDHGEWPDSDDVGPPVDTSKSSAAWPDSETEPATDTEPGEDADSVENAGSTEQRHHDQSDEGDEPIEDDEPIEDDGIVLEHDDTAHEPSTGTETVATEAEILDAGDGNDADDPAADVEAGSGIQRAESVPTPGRSSRNRSDDRTEFYCPRCDFVEGNNHGSLRAGDICPSCRKGYLGERPKQ